DNA from Sorex araneus isolate mSorAra2 chromosome 6, mSorAra2.pri, whole genome shotgun sequence:
GACGAGACCCACCCATCTCCAACCTGTCCAATCCCAATGAcgggagagtgagtgtgtgaccaATCCCTCAGCTCACCTGACCCCCAAGCGGACGTCCACAGCAGGCTGTGGCAAGCATAGAGGGTGGCCGGtccagggggccctaagggacgctctgtctccagagcccttcggactggcccagcacctcctcaggcatgctcctctgctgcacattacacggagatagtctatcttgtagaggcatcaaaacgtagaaccgaagaaagggatggataaatccgctccatacacagcaactcgggaacactgaacacatgctaggtgcgtgagagagaactgccccgagagccctcggacaacagaacgtgacgaagccgtcatctccccctccccccaggaggaatctttggcttttttgacaacaccccttccacccacactcgcttgtatttttcacaccagcccagctcaggtcctgcatccactcacatatggtttcatgggatgggaggaggaaatccctgagcacagagtcaggagaaagtcgtgagctagctgggtgtgagcaaacccaacgaaacaatgcaaacaaaaaagaattacgccagtgcacatttttaaaattgctttcattttattttattctttattgaatcaccgtggggaaagttacaaagcttacaggttgaagtctcagttatgcgatgctgaaacacccatccattcaccagtgcaagtatcccaccaccaagaatcatggtatacctcccctcttcccgccacctccccagccccccaccgcgccagtacacttttataaaagtcTTGTTCATTAAAgtgtctaggatcacacaaaagttataaatcaaatgtataaagtcgcaaacaattgtctacagctggaaatcaaccgagagatggtacagcccataaggcttccccggagcacatttccgagtgctgcaccaggtcaaccaccaccccgcttaggcccagggtcccagggggccctaagggacgctctgtctccagaggctcatccGAAAAAGAGGCATGCGAGTGCGCGATAGtacacacaggctcacaaacagtacacacacgcacaactctcttctctttctctcatacgaaaagtctctctagcactaacttcgaaggtatcacaagtgtgtgtctgtaagagagagagacagggagacagagagagacagaaacagacacagagagtcagtgagaaatggcatccacatccaaaaccctgcacccttccttcctttggtgggtatgttgagggaaaaatcaccaaatgactttggaagtaagttttagaagggttatgtggaaaaagtattatataaaatataattaatattcgtcagatttaatcgatatgttataaatatatatgatcactgtcatcctgttgctcattgatttgttcgagtggccactagtaacattttcattgtgagccttgttgtgactgtttttggcatatcgaatatgccacgggtatcttgacaggctctgccgtgcgtgcaagatactcttgggccctacgggacgctctgtctccagagcccttcggactggcccagcacctcctcaggcatgctcctctgctgcacattacacggagatagtctatcttgtagaggcatctaaaggtagaaccgaagaaagggatggataaatccgctccatacacagcagctcgagaacactgaacacaagcttggtgcgtgagagagaactgccccgagagccctcggacaacagaacgtgacgaagccgtcatctccccctccccccaggaggaatctttgtcttttttgacaacaccccttccacccacactcgcttgtatttttcacaccagcccagctcaggtcctgcatccactcacatatggtttcatgggatgggaggaggaaatccctgagcacagagtcaggagaaagtcgtgagcattgctgggtgtgagcaaacccaacgaaacaatgcaaacaaaaaagaattacgccagtacacatttttaaaatttcattcattttattttattctttattgaatcaccgtgggcaaagttacaaagcttacaggttgaagtctcagttatgcgatgctgaaacacccatccattcaccagtgcacgtatcccaccaccaagtatcacggtatacctccccccttccccccacctccctagccccccaccgcgCATGTGTAACTAcgccagtacacttttataaacgtcatgttcactaaaatgtctaggatcacacaaaagttacaaatcaaatgtataaagtagCAAACAATTGTCCacagctggaaatcaaccgagagatggtacagcccataaggctcCCCCGGAGCACAGTTCTGAGTGCCGCACCCGGATcatcaccaccctcccccccccacccgacaCTAGGACTTATGTTTGCGCGTCCCGGCAAAGACTAAGGGGTGCGAAGCGGCCACCCACATGCTGGGTCATAGGAAAATCGTCTCGGCAGGCAGCAGAGGGCAGACGCTTGGTGCCGTGGTGCTGGATCTGGCGCCGGCCGCTGGGCTGTCAGAGGCGGGGCCCCCGTGGGAGCTGAAGGCTGTGCAGGACCCGCAGGCTTTTCTGGCctttcctgctcttcctcttgGCGGCCGTGGCACACGTTTCTGGGGCAGCTTTCCGGGGCTCAGGCTGCTCCCAGGGCGCCCCGTGGCTGTGTCTGGAGCGGTGGATGACCACTGCGTTGGCGGGCAGGGCGGCAACCGTCCTCCTGAGGCCGGGCGGCGGCTTGGGCCGGCTCTGCTCCTGCAGCCGCCTCCAGCAGTCCAGGCTGATGGCAGAAGAGTCCTCGCAAGGCTCGAGGTGGCCAGACACCGAGGGCTCGCGGTCCCTGGCAGGACGGCCCGGCCGCTCCCTGGGCATCGCCGAGGCCCCGCAGCCTGGCCcctccggcccggcccagccccagtCGCCGCCGACTCTCTCCCACTCGGCCTTCTGCGCGTAGAAGAGGACGTAGGCCTGCTGGCTGAGGACGCGGGACGCGTCGCAGGCGCTGACCCTGGCGTCGTCCATCTGGTACCACTGGCCGTCCCCCGCTCTGACGTAGCACAGGTAGTGGCCACCGTGAGAGCTCCAGCCCGTGTGCACCAGGACGGCGTAGAGCACGTACGCGAGAGGCCCCTCCTGGCGCTCCGACGTGCAGCCGCCCACGTCCAGGCACTCGGGGTAGCTCACGTGCCCAGCCAGCTTGGCGTCGCCGCCCTGGCAGAACCTCTTCAGCACCAGCATCAGGACCCGCGAGGCCGCGTGCAGGGTCAGCGTCTTGGTGGCGGGCGTCTTCTGGCCGCAGGTGCCGCACAGGTAGGCGTCCTCCCCCTCCAGTCTCTCGGGCCTCACCAGCTCTCGCAGGGCTTGGGCCACGCTCGGCGCCGCTCCCACGTCCAGCGCCACGTCCAGGTAAGGTTCAAAGGTGTCGGAGACGGCCAGGCAGCGCAGACACTGCACCTGGGACCGCCAGCGGCCTCCAAAGATGCCCGGGATGTCGGCCGGCTCCCGCCCGCCGTCCTGCGGGCAGCCTTGCTGCATGGCGTCCAGCGTGAACATGAGGAACTCGTGCGCGTCTTCCTGCCGCTCCCTGTGGAATCCGGCCAGCAGCGAGGGGCACGGCGCGAggacctccccggggtggcgCCGGGCCCGGCCGATGTGCGCCCGCACGCCGCACGACCTGCAGCAGGGCCGCTGGCCGTGGGCGCCGCCATGAAGCCCGGACGCTGCCCAGCTGGCCAGGGCCGGGGTGTAGGTCAGACACTGCAGGGCGGCGTTCACGTAGCAGCTGTTCCCGACGTTCCGCAGCCCGGCTCCCACGGCACGCCCCATCTTCCCCTGGGGAGGGAGAGCCTTGgcgccagcccggccctggccctggcccggggGAGCCAGACCCACCTGGGACGTCGGGCCCGGCGACTGTAGGGCCGTGGCGCTGCAGACTTCAGCGTTCTTGCTGCTCCAGGATTCGGCGTGTGCCATCTCTTGCCTTGGGGGGAAAGCTGCCCGGTGCAGAGAAGGGGCCTCCGTGCCCCCAGAACTCGGCGACCAAGACTTCGTCGGAACGACGACTTCCCttggcagagcgctggagagaagcccgaactcctggcagagcgctggagagaagcccgaactcctggcagagcgctggagagagGCCCAACctcctggcagagcgctggagagaagcCCAACCTCCTGGCGGGCGAGTCCCTAAATACTGTCTGGCCTGACCCAGCAGCCCCTGGACGAGACCCACCCATCTCCAACCTGTCCAATCCCAATGAcgggagagtgagtgtgtgaccaATCCCTCAGCTCACCTGACCCCCAAGCGGACGTCCACAGCAGGCTGTGGCAAGCATAGAGGGTGGCCGGtccagggggccctaagggacgctctgtctccagagcccttcggactggcccagcacctcctcaggcatgctcctctgctgcacattacacggagatagtctatcttgtagaggcatcaaaacgtagaaccgaagaaagggatggataaatccgctccatacacagcaactcgggaacactgaacacatgctaggtgcgtgagagagaactgccccgagagccctcggacaacagaacgtgacgaagccgtcatctccccctccccccaggaggaatctttggcttttttgacaacaccccttccacccacactcgcttgtatttttcacaccagcccagctcaggtcctgcatccactcacatatggtttcatgggatgggaggaggaaatccctgagcacagagtcaggagaaagtcgtgagctagctgggtgtgagcaaacccaacgaaacaatgcaaacaaaaaagaattacgccagtgcacatttttaaaattgctttcattttattttattctttattgaatcaccgtggggaaagttacaaagcttacaggttgaagtctcagttatgcgatgctgaaacacccatccattcaccagtgcaagtatcccaccaccaagaatcatggtatacctcccctcttcccgccacctccccagccccccaccgcgccagtacacttttataaaagtcTTGTTCATTAAAgtgtctaggatcacacaaaagttataaatcaaatgtataaagtcgcaaacaattgtctacagctggaaatcaaccgagagatggtacagcccataaggcttccccggagcacatttccgagtgctgcaccaggtcaaccaccaccccgcttaggcccagggtcccagggggccctaagggacgctctgtctccagaggctcatccGAAAAAGAGGCATGCGAGTGCGCGATAGtacacacaggctcacaaacagtacacacacgcacaactctcttctctttctctcatacgaaaagtctctctagcactaacttcgaaggtatcacaagtgtgtgtctgtaagagagagagacagggagacagagagagacagaaacagacacagagagtcagtgagaaatggcatccacatccaaaaccctgcacccttccttcctttggtgggtatgttgagggaaaaatcaccaaatgactttggaagtaagttttagaagggttatgtggaaaaagtattatataaaatataattaatattcgtcagatttaatcgatatgttataaatatatatgatcactgtcatcctgttgctcattgatttgttcgagtggccactagtaacattttcattgtgagccttgttgtgactgtttttggcatatcgaatatgccacgggtatcttgacaggctctgccgtgcgtgcaagatactcttgggccctacgggacgctctgtctccagagcccttcggactggcccagcacctcctcaggcatgctcctctgctgcacattacacggagatagtctatcttgtagaggcatctaaaggtagaaccgaagaaagggatggataaatccgctccatacacagcagctcgagaacactgaacacaagcttggtgcgtgagagagaactgccccgagagccctcggacaacagaacgtgacgcagccgtcatctccccctccccccaggaggaatctttgtcttttttgacaacaccccttccacccacactcgcttgtatttttcacaccagcccagctcaggtcctgcatccactcacatatggtttcatgggatgggaggaggaaatccctgagcacagagtcaggagaaagtcgtgagcattgctgggtgtgagcaaacccaacgaaacaatgcaaacaaaaaagaattacgccagtacacatttttaaaatttcattcattttattttattctttattgaatcaccgtgggcaaagttacaaagcttacaggttgaagtctcagttatgcgatgctgaaacacccatccattcaccagtgcacgtatcccaccaccaagtatcacggtatacctccccccttccccccacctccctagccccccaccgcgCATGTGTAACTAcgccagtacacttttataaacgtcatgttcactaaaatgtctaggatcacacaaaagttacaaatcaaatgtataaagtagCAAACAATTGTCCacagctggaaatcaaccgagagatggtacagcccataaggctcCCCCGGAGCACAGTTCTGAGTGCCGCACCCGGATcatcaccaccctcccccccccacccgacaCTAGGACTTATGTTTGCGCGTCCCGGCAAAGACTAAGGGGTGCGAAGCGGCCACCCACATGCTGGGTCATAGGAAAATCGTCTCGGCAGGCAGCAGAGGGCAGACGCTTGGTGCCGTGGTGCTGGATCTGGCGCCGGCCGCTGGGCTGTCAGAGGCGGGGCCCCCGTGGGAGCTGAAGGCTGTGCAGGACCCGCAGGCTTTTCTGGCctttcctgctcttcctcttgGCGGCCGTGGCACACGTTTCTGGGGCAGCTTTCCGGGGCTCAGGCTGCTCCCAGGGCGCCCCGTGGCTGTGTCTGGAGCGGTGGATGACCACTGCGTTGGCGGGCAGGGCGGCAACCGTCCTCCTGAGGCCGGGCGGCGGCTTGGGCCGGCTCTGCTCCTGCAGCCGCCTCCAGCAGTCCAGGCTGATGGCAGAAGAGTCCTCGCAAGGCTCGAGGTGGCCAGACACCGAGGGCTCGCGGTCCCTGGCAGGACGGCCCGGCCGCTCCCTGGGCATCGCCGAGGCCCCGCAGCCTGGCCcctccggcccggcccagccccagtCGCCGCCGACTCTCTCCCACTCGGCCTTCTGCGCGTAGAAGAGGACGTAGGCCTGCTGGCTGAGGACGCGGGACGCGTCGCAGGCGCTGACCCTGGCGTCGTCCATCTGGTACCACTGGCCGTCCCCCGCTCTGACGTAGCACAGGTAGTGGCCACCGTGAGAGCTCCAGCCCGTGTGCACCAGGACGGCGTAGAGCACGTACGCGAGAGGCCCCTCCTGGCGCTCCGACGTGCAGCCGCCCACGTCCAGGCACTCGGGGTAGCTCACGTGCCCAGCCAGCTTGGCGTCGCCGCCCTGGCAGAACCTCTTCAGCACCAGCATCAGGACCCGCGAGGCCGCGTGCAGGGTCAGCGTCTTGGTGGCGGGCGTCTTCTGGCCGCAGGTGCCGCACAGGTAGGCGTCCTCCCCCTCCAGTCTCTCGGGCCTCACCAGCTCTCGCAGGGCTTGGGCCACGCTCGGCGCCGCTCCCACGTCCAGCGCCACGTCCAGGTAAGGTTCAAAGGTGTCGGAGACGGCCAGGCAGCGCAGACACTGCACCTGGGACCGCCAGCGGCCTCCAAAGATGCCCGGGATGTCGGCCGGCTCCCGCCCGCCGTCCTGCGGGCAGCCTTGCTGCATGGCGTCCAGCGTGAACATGAGGAACTCGTGCGCGTCTTCCTGCCGCTCCCTGTGGAATCCGGCCAGCAGCGAGGGGCACGGCGCGAggacctccccggggtggcgCCGGGCCCGGCCGATGTGCGCCCGCACGCCGCACGACCTGCAGCAGGGCCGCTGGCCGTGGGCGCCGCCATGAAGCCCGGACGCTGCCCAGCTGGCCAGGGCCGGGGTGTAGGTCAGACACTGCAGGGCGGCGTTCACGTAGCAGCTGTTCCCGACGTTCCGCAGCCCGGCTCCCACGGCACGCCCCATCTTCCCCTGGGGAGGGAGAGCCTTGgcgccagcccggccctggccctggcccggggGAGCCAGACCCACCTGGGACGTCGGGCCCGGCGACTGTAGGGCCGTGGCGCTGCAGACTTCAGCGTTCTTGCTGCTCCAGGATTCGGCGTGTGCCATCTCTTGCCTTGGGGGGAAAGCTGCCCGGTGCAGAGAAGGGGCCTCCGTGCCCCCAGAACTCGGCGACCAAGACTTCGTCGGAACGACGACTTCCCttggcagagcgctggagagaagcccgaactcctggcagagcgctggagagaagcccgaactcctggcagagcgctggagagagGCCCAACctcctggcagagcgctggagagaagcCCAACCTCCTGGCGGGCGAGTCCCTAAATACTGTCTGGCCTGACCCAGCAGCCCCTGGACGAGACCCACCCATCTCCAACCTGTCCAATCCCAATGAcgggagagtgagtgtgtgaccaATCCCTCAGCTCACCTGACCCCCAAGCGGACGTCCACAGCAGGCTGTGGCAAGCATAGAGGGTGGCCGGtccagggggccctaagggacgctctgtctccagagcccttcggactggcccagcacctcctcaggcatgctcctctgctgcacattacacggagatagtctatcttgtagaggcatcaaaacgtagaaccgaagaaagggatggataaatccgctccatacacagcaactcgggaacactgaacacatgctaggtgcgtgagagagaactgccccgagagccctcggacaacagaacgtgacgaagccgtcatctccccctccccccaggaggaatctttggcttttttgacaacaccccttccacccacactcgcttgtatttttcacaccagcccagctcaggtcctgcatccactcacatatggtttcatgggatgggaggaggaaatccctgagcacagagtcaggagaaagtcgtgagctagctgggtgtgagcaaacccaacgaaacaatgcaaacaaaaaagaattacgccagtgcacatttttaaaattgctttcattttattttattctttattgaatcaccgtggggaaagttacaaagcttacaggttgaagtctcagttatgcgatgctgaaacacccatccattcaccagtgcaagtatcccaccaccaagaatcatggtatacctcccctcttcccgccacctccccagccccccaccgcgccagtacacttttataaaagtcTTGTTCATTAAAgtgtctaggatcacacaaaagttataaatcaaatgtataaagtcgcaaacaattgtctacagctggaaatcaaccgagagatggtacagcccataaggcttccccggagcacatttccgagtgctgcaccaggtcaaccaccaccccgcttaggcccagggtcccagggggccctaagggacgctctgtctccagaggctcatccGAAAAAGAGGCATGCGAGTGCGCGATAGtacacacaggctcacaaacagtacacacacgcacaactctcttctctttctctcatacgaaaagtctctctagcactaacttcgaaggtatcacaagtgtgtgtctgtaagagagagagacagggagacagagagagacagaaacagacacagagagtcagtgagaaatggcatccacatccaaaaccctgcacccttccttcctttggtgggtatgttgagggaaaaatcaccaaatgactttggaagtaagttttagaagggttatgtggaaaaagtattatataaaatataattaatattcgtcagatttaatcgatatgttataaatatatatgatcactgtcatcctgttgctcattgatttgttcgagtggccactagtaacattttcattgtgagccttgttgtgactgtttttggcatatcgaatatgccacgggtatcttgacaggctctgccgtgcgtgcaagatactcttgggcccaaagggacgctctgtctccagagcccttcggactggcccagcacctcctcaggcatgctcctctgctgcacattacacggagatagtctatcttgtagaggcatctaaaggtagaaccgaagaaagggatggataaatccgctccatacacagcagctcgagaacactgaacacaagcttggtgcgtgagagagaactgccccgagagccctcggacaacagaacgtgacgcagccgtcatctccccctccccccaggaggaatctttgtcttttttgacaacaccccttccacccacactcgcttgtatttttcacaccagcccagctcaggtcctgcatccactcacatatggtttcatgggatgggaggaggaaatccctgagcacagagtcaggagaaagtcgtgagcattgctgggtgtgagcaaacccaacgaaacaatgcaaacaaaaaagaattacgccagtacacatttttaaaatttcattcattttattttattctttattgaatcaccgtgggcaaagttacaaagcttacaggttgaagtctcagttatgcgatgctgaaacacccatccattcaccagtgcacgtatcccaccaccaagtatcacggtatacctccccccttccccccacctccctagccccccaccgcgCATGTGTAACTAcgccagtacacttttataaacgtcatgttcactaaaatgtctaggatcacacaaaagttacaaatcaaatgtataaagtagCAAACAATTGTCCacagctggaaatcaaccgagagatggtacagcccataaggctcCCCCGGAGCACAGTTCTGAGTGCCGCACCCGGATcatcaccaccctcccccccccacccgacaCTAGGACTTATGTTTGCGCGTCCCGGCAAAGACTAAGGGGTGCGAAGCGGCCACCCACATGCTGGGTCATAGGAAAATCGTCTCGGCAGGCAGCAGAGGGCAGACGCTTGGTGCCGTGGTGCTGGATCTGGCGCCGGCCGCTGGGCTGTCAGAGGCGGGGCCCCCGTGGGAGCTGAAGGCTGTGCAGGACCCGCAGGCTTTTCTGGCctttcctgctcttcctcttgGCGGCCGTGGCACACGTTTCTGGGGCAGCTTTCCGGGGCTCAGGCTGCTCCCAGGGCGCCCCGTGGCTGTGTCTGGAGCGGTGGATGACCACTGCGTTGGCGGGCAGGGCGGCAACCGTCCTCCTGAGGCCGGGCGGCGGCTTGGGCCGGCTCTGCTCCTGCAGCCGCCTCCAGCAGTCCAGGCTGATGGCAGAAGAGTCCTCGCAAGGCTCGAGGTGGCCAGACACCGAGGGCTCGCGGTCCCTGGCAGGACGGCCCGGCCGCTCCCTGGGCATCGCCGAGGCCCCGCAGCCTGGCCcctccggcccggcccagccccagtCGCCGCCGACTCTCTCCCACTCGGCCTTCTGCGCGTAGAAGAGGACGTAGGCCTGCTGGCTGAGGACGCGGGACGCGTCGCAGGCGCTGACCCTGGCGTCGTCCATCTGGTACCACTGGCCGTCCCCCGCTCTGACGTAGCACAGGTAGTGGCCACCGTGAGAGCTCCAGCCCGTGTGCACCAGGACGGCGTAGAGCACGTACGCGAGAGGCCCCTCCTGGCGCTCCGACGTGCAGCCGCCCACGTCCAGGCACTCGGGGTAGCTCACGTGCCCAGCCAGCTTGGCGTCGCCGCCCTGGCAGAACCTCTTCAGCACCAGCATCAGGACCCGCGAGGCCGCGTGCAGGGTCAGCGTCTTGGTGGCGGGCGTCTTCTGGCCGCAGGTGCCGCACAGGTAGGCGTCCTCCCCCTCCAGTCTCTCGGGCCTCACCAGCTCTCGCAGGGCTTGGGCCACGCTCGGCGCCGCTCCCACGTCCAGCGCCACGTCCAGGTAAGGTTCAAAGGTGTCGGAGACGGCCAGGCAGCGCAGACACTGCACCTGGGACCGCCAGCGGCCTCCAAAGATGCCCGGGATGTCGGCCGGCTCCCGCCCGCCGTCCTGCGGGCAGCCTTGCTGCATGGCGTCCAGCGTGAACATGAGGAACTCGTGCGCGTCTTCCTGCCGCTCCCTGTGGAATCCGGCCAGCAGCGAGGGGCACGGCGCGAggacctccccggggtggcgCCGGGCCCGGCCGATGTGCGCCCGCACGCCGCACGACCTGCAGCAGGGCCGCTGGCCGTGGGCGCCGCCATGAAGCCCGGACGCTGCCCAGCTGGCCAGGGCCGGGGTGTAGGTCAGACACTGCAGGGCGGCGTTCACGTAGCAGCTGTTCCCGACGTTCCGCAGCCCGGCTCCCACGGCACGCCCCATCTTCCCCTGGGGAGGGAGAGCCTTGgcgccagcccggccctggccctggcccggggGAGCCAGACCCACCTGGGACGTCGGGCCCGGCGACTGTAGGGCCGTGGCGCTGCAGACTTCAGCGTTCTTGCTGCTCCAGGATTCGGCGTGTGCCATCTCTTGCCTTGGGGGGAAAGCTGCCCGGTGCAGAGAAGGGGCCTCCGTGCCCCCAGAACTCGGCGACCAAGACTTCGTCGGAACGACGACTTCCCttggcagagcgctggagagaagcccgaactcctggcagagcgctggagagaagcccgaactcctggcagagcgctggagagagGCCCAACctcctggcagagcgctggagagaagcCCAACCTCCTGGCGGGCGAGTCCCTAAATACTGTCTGGCCTGACCCAGCAGCCCCTGGACGAGACCCACCCATCTCCAACCTGTCCAATCCCAATGAcgggagagtgagtgtgtgaccaATCCCTCAGCTCACCTGACCCCCAAGCGGACGTCCACAGCAGGCTGTGGCAAGCATAGAGGGTGGCCGGtccagggggccctaagggacgctctgtctccagagcccttcggactggcccagcacctcctcaggcatgctcctctgctgcacattacacggagatagtctatcttgtagaggcatcaaaacgtagaaccgaagaaagggatggataaatccgctccatacacagcaactcgggaacactgaacacatgctaggtgcgtgagagagaactgccccgagagccctcggacaacagaacgtgacgaagccgtcatctccccctccccccaggaggaatctttggcttttttgacaacaccccttccacccacactcgcttgtatttttcacaccagcccagctcaggtcctgcatccactcacatatggtttcatgggatgggaggagga
Protein-coding regions in this window:
- the LOC129405876 gene encoding ubiquitin carboxyl-terminal hydrolase 17-like protein 6; amino-acid sequence: MAHAESWSSKNAEVCSATALQSPGPTSQVGLAPPGQGQGRAGAKALPPQGKMGRAVGAGLRNVGNSCYVNAALQCLTYTPALASWAASGLHGGAHGQRPCCRSCGVRAHIGRARRHPGEVLAPCPSLLAGFHRERQEDAHEFLMFTLDAMQQGCPQDGGREPADIPGIFGGRWRSQVQCLRCLAVSDTFEPYLDVALDVGAAPSVAQALRELVRPERLEGEDAYLCGTCGQKTPATKTLTLHAASRVLMLVLKRFCQGGDAKLAGHVSYPECLDVGGCTSERQEGPLAYVLYAVLVHTGWSSHGGHYLCYVRAGDGQWYQMDDARVSACDASRVLSQQAYVLFYAQKAEWERVGGDWGWAGPEGPGCGASAMPRERPGRPARDREPSVSGHLEPCEDSSAISLDCWRRLQEQSRPKPPPGLRRTVAALPANAVVIHRSRHSHGAPWEQPEPRKAAPETCATAAKRKSRKGQKSLRVLHSLQLPRGPRL